One Arachis hypogaea cultivar Tifrunner chromosome 2, arahy.Tifrunner.gnm2.J5K5, whole genome shotgun sequence genomic window, TGCTGATATCATCTTAGTAAGTACATACAACAATATACGCCAACTCATGCATCTAGTTCTCATAACCCCTTACCAGTTACCACACACCATCGAGTTCAGGAGAGCTCAACTATCCTTGCTCGTTTTTTGGAATTATGATTTCCCTTTCGTTTTTCATCATCAAGAGATGAAGGCTTTCTACCATCATTTCCAGCATCACCACTTCTGATTCCATCATCCTCGTTATCATCTTCAGTACTGCTTTCATCTGAATCTGTGTCTGTGTCTTTGCCATCAGTGGCCAATGAAATCGCAGGCTGACAActagaaattgttgattcagtagGAGCCACAGCCTCAGGCATATTAAGATCCGCAACACCAAGCATCAAAtccttaaaaagaaaaagattgagCAAAAAAACCAATGCATTAATCAACTATTTATAGGTCAGTAGCACGAATCATACATAGAAGATATGACACGGATTGAACAATGAATTACCATTTCAATAACTTTGGATTCATTTCCAGTGAGCTCTTCAATATTGTAACTCTCAGGATGATCctacaaattttcaaaacaaagcaACAAGAAAATAGATAGGAGAACAAAGGGAGAAAATTGTTGTGAAACGATAAAAATATGGCTTCAATCAGAACTCAAATTTGATTCGTCGCATCAAGTTCCAGCCGCTTATTTGCTTCTGACATCACTCCAAAGAAATCTTTAACCTTCCCTAAAACTGCatcaatacaaaattaaaaaaaggtcATGTTAGGTTAAAAATATTGCAGCTCAATTTTGTGATTCCATCTTAGGGCTATGCTCTACTCAAAGTACTAGTTCAGTGATTACAACTATAATATTCACTTGTACTAAGTATtaatgatgagcagataatttatacgctttttggcattatttttaggtagtttttagtaggatctagctacttttagggatatttttattattttttatgcaaaattcatatttctagactttactatgagtctgtgtatttttctatgatttcaggtattttctggcttaaattaagggacctgagcaaaaatctgataggaggctgacaaaggactgctgatgctgttggattctgacctccctgcactcgaaataaattttctggagctaaaaaactccaaatggcacgatcttaactgcgttggaaaatagacatccggggctttccagcaatatatgatagttcatactttgtttgagtttagatgactcaaactggcgttcaacgccagttccatgctgcattctggagtaaaacgccagaaacacgtcacaaaccagagttacacgccaaaaacacgttacaacttgacgTTTAACCCCAGGAGAAGCCTCTTCACGTGTAAatctcaagctcagtccaagcacacaccaaagtgggccccgaaaagtggatttctgcacttagacttatttttgtaaaccctagtaactagtttagtataaatagaactttttactattgtactggggtctttttccctattttcgaattcatatgccatttacaggggctggccattcagccatgcctggaccatcacttatgtattttcaacggtggagtttctacacaccatagattaagggtgtggagctttgctgttcctcgagtattaatgcaattactactattttctattcaattcagcttattcttgttctaagatattcgctgcacttcaacatgatgaatgtgatgatccgtgacactcatcatcattctcacctatgaacgcgtgactgacaaccacttccgttctaccttagaacgagcgtgtatctcttggattccttaatcagaatcttcgtggtataagctagaatccattggcagcattcttgagaatccagaaagtcaaaccttgtctgtggtattccgagtaggattcagggattgagtgaatgtgacgagtttcaaacccgcgattgttgggcgtagtgacagacgcaaaagaatcactggattatattccgacatgatcgagaaccgacagatgattagccatgctgtgatagagcatttggaccattttcactgagaggatgggaagtagccattgacaacggtgatgccctacatacagcttgccatggaaaggagtaagaatgattgaatGAAAGTGGTAGAAAAACagggattcagaaggaacacagcatctccatacacttatctgaaattcccaccaatgaattacataagtatctctatctttactttatgctttatttattcttatttgaaaaaccattataaccatttgaatccgcctaactgagatttacaagatgaccatagcttgcttcataccaacaatctctgtgggatcgacccttactcacgtaaggtattacttggacgacctagtgcacttgctagttagttgtgcgaagttgtgacaaagtgtgattcacgtttgagagctccaagtctattggcgccattgttgatgatcacaatttacgcgcaccaagtttttggcgccattgccgtggattgttcgagtttggacaactgacggttcatcttgttgctcagattaggtaattttcttttcacaaatttttcaaaaatctttcaaaaaatgttttctttattttcatttttcaaaaatataatttttgaaaaaaaccaaaaaaagaaaaaaattaataaaatcataaaatcaaaaaaatattttgtgtttcttgtttgagtctagagtcaaattttaagttaggtgtcaattgcatgtttttaaaatttatgcattcttttttcaaaaattcatgcatgtgttcttcatgatcttcaagttgttcttgataagttttcttgtttgatctttaaactttcttgttttgtgtcttttgttgtttttcatatgcattcttgcattcatagtgtttaaacatgaaaaatttctaagttcggtgtcttgcatgtttttcttttcttgaaatttttttaaaaataagtcttgatgttcatcttgatcttcaaagtgttcttggtgttcatcttgacattcatagtgttcttgcatgcatcatgtgttttgattcataattttcatgttgtgagtcatttttgttgtttttctctcttctcattaaaaattcaaaaataaaaaaatatcttttccttttttttctcataaatttcgaaaatttgagttgacttagtaaaaaatttttaaaacttagctatttcttataagtcaagtcagattttcaatttttaaaatcctatctttttaaaaccttttcaaaaatcaaatatttttcatttttcttttatgacttttgaaaatttaaaaaaatatttttcaaaatatttttcttatctttatttcataattttcgaaaactttactaacaattaatgtgattgattcaaaaatttgaagtttgttactttcttgttaagaaaggttcaatctttaaattctagaatcatatcttttagtttcttgttaatcaagtaatcaattttaattttaaaaatcaaatctttttcaatcatatctttttaaatcatagctttttcaaaatcaatttcaaaatcttttctaacttcttatcttttcaaaattgattttcaaatctttttcaactaactaattgactttctgtttgtttcttatctttttcagaatcacctaactacttttctctttctaattttcaaaaatgcctccctctttttcaaaattcttttaattaactaattgtttcatattttaattttaattttatttcttctcttaattttcgaaaatcactaacctgttttcaaaaataattttcgaaaactcctctctcatattcttctatttatttatttatctactaacacctctcttctaCTCAAAAATTTGAACCCACTCTTCCCCCCTATGTTTGGATTTTTACCTTTTTCTCcttttattctcttattcttctactcacataaaggaatctcgatactgtgacatagaggattcttcttctttctctgttctctttttttttaatatgatcaGGAGCAGGGACAAGAactttcttgttgaagcagatccggaacctgaaaggactttgaagaataagctaagagaagctaaagcacaacaatccagagaaaaccttacagagaatctcgaaaaagaaagagacatggccgaacccaataacaatggtggaggcgcaaggaggatgcttggtgattatactacacctacttccaatttttatggaagaagcatctcaatccctgccattggagcaaacaattttgagctgaagcctcaactagttgctctaatgcaacagaactgcaagtttcatggacttccatcagaagatccctatcagtttttaactgaattcttgcatatttgtgatactgttaagactaatggagtagatcctgaagtctacaggctcatgcttttcccctttgttgtaagaggcagagctagaacatggttggactcacaacctaaagatagcctggactcttaggataagctggtcacggccttcttggccaagttatttcctcctcaaaagctgagcaagcttagagtggatgttcagactttcaagcaaaaagatggtgaatccctctatgaagcttgggaaagatacaagcagttaaccaaaaagtgtccttctagcATGCTTTCAGAGTAGAccattttagatatattctatgatggtctatctgagctttctaagatgtcactggaccattctataggtggatccattcacctaaagaaaacatctgcagaagctcaagaactcattgacatggttgcaaataaccaattcatgtacatctctgagaggaatcctgtaagtaatgggacgccttagaagatgggagttcttgaaattgatgctctgaatgtcatattggctcagaacaaaatattgactcagtaagtcaacatgatttctcagagtctgaatggatggcaaaatgcatccaacagtactaaagaagcatcttttgaagaagaagcttataatcctgagaaccctgcaatggcagaggtgaattacatgggtgaagctgatggaaacacctataattcctcatggagaaatcatccaaatttctcatggaaggatcaacagaagcctcaacaaggctttaataatggtggaagaaacaggtttagcaatagtaagccttttccatcatcttctcagcaacagacagagaattctgagcagagcccctttAGCTtcgcaaacatagtctctgatctatctaaggccactttaagtttcatgagtgaaacaaggtcctccattagaaatttggaggcacaagtgggccagttgagtaagaaaatcactgaaacccctcctagtactctcccaagcaatacaggagagaatctaaaaagagagtgcaaggccattgacataatcacaaTGGCCAAATCCAAaggggaggagaaggacgtgaatcccagtgaagaagacctcctgggatgtcctctGAACAAAAAGGAGTTCGAAACtaaggaacctaaggaatctgaggctcacctagagaccatagagattccattaaacctccttttaccattcatgagctctgagaactattcttcctctgaagaggatgaagatgtaactgaagagcaagatgctcaatatctaggagccatcatgaagctaaatgccaagttgtttggtaatgagacttgggaaggtgaacctcccttgctcattagtgaactagatacatgggttcagcaaactctac contains:
- the LOC112742666 gene encoding uncharacterized protein is translated as MSEANKRLELDAKDHPESYNIEELTGNESKVIEMDLMLGVADLNMPEAVAPTESTISSCQPAISLATDGKDTDTDSDESSTEDDNEDDGIRSGDAGNDGRKPSSLDDEKRKGNHNSKKRARIVELS